The genomic interval GATCGGCTGCTGCAGCTGAGCCGGAAGCTCGACGAGATCGAGCGGCTGCTGCGCGAGCGGCTGGCCGCGGTGACGCCGGAGACGGAGCGCGTCTCCGACCCGAAGCGGGCGAGCGACGTCTATCGAGCGACAGCGGGAGCGCCGAAATCGAAAACATGACCGACATCGTCCGGCTGATCCTGGCACTGGTCTTCGTGCTGGCGCTCATCGGCCTGTTCGCCTGGCTCTTGCGCCGGTTCGGCCCCGCCATGCGGCTCGGCCGCGCCGGGCGGTTGGCGCTGGTCGAGTCCATCGCCGTCGATTCGCGCCGCCGGCTGCTGCTCGTGCGGCGCGACCAGACCGAGCATCTGCTGCTGATCGGCGGCACGCGCGACCTGGTGATCGAGAGCGGCATCCGGTCCGCCTCGGACGGCAGCCGGCGCGACCGGTCGGAGCCGAGCTTCGCCACCCATCTGCCGGGCGAGGACGCGTGATCCGATCGATCCTGAAACGGGGCGCCGTTCCGCTCCTGCTGCTGATGCTGCTTTTGCTGGCCGGCCCCGCTTCGGCGCAGAGCCTGTCGGTCGACCTCGGCGATGGCGGCGGCTCGACGACCGGCCATATCGTCGAACTCGTGGCACTCATGACCGTGTTGAGCGTGGTGCCGGGACTGCTGGTGACCGTCACCTCGTTCACGCGTATCGTGGTTGTGCTGTCGTTCCTGCGCACGGCCATCGGCATCCAGCAGACGCCGCCCAACACGGTGCTGATCAGCCTGGCGCTGTTCCTCTCGGCCTTCGTCATGGGGCCGACGCTCGAGCGCTCCTACAACGACGGCATCGCCCCGCTGATCGCCGAGAAGATCGACAACGAGACCGCGTTCGAACGCACGGCGAAGCCGTTCCACGACTTCATGCAGACCCATGTGCGCGACCAGGATCTGCAGCTGTTCATGGGCCTCGGCCGCATCCCGCCGGTCGCGACGCCGGACGACACGCCCTATCGCGCGCTGGTGCCGGCCTTCCTCATCAGCGAGCTGCGCCGCGCCTTCGAGATCGGCTTCCTTCTATTCCTGCCGTTCCTCATCATCGACATCGTGGTTGCCTCGCTCGTCATGTCGATGGGCATGGTCAGCCTGCCGCCGAACGTGCTGTCGCTGCCGTTCAAGCTGATCTTCTTCGTGCTGATCGACGGCTGGTACCTGGTGTGCGGCTCGCTTATTCAGAGCTTCGGGCCGGGCTGATCGCCCATCGCCCAGCGATAGATCGCCTCCCGATCGGCCTCGGTCGCGACCGAGCGGACGACGGCCGGATCGGCCGCAAGCTCGCGACCGATCGCGACGGCGACGCGCTGCTCAGGGCACAGGCCGAGGCAGGAGGTCTCGACCACGCGCAGCGCCTTGCTGCGGCCGACGGACCCCAACCGTTCCTTGAACCATTGCCGGAGCGTCGTGCGCCCGTCCGGCGTCAGGCCGTCCGGCAGCTTGCCGGAGCAGCGCAGGCAGACGAACAACACGTCGGTCTGCCAGCTGGCCGGCGCCGGCCCGGTCGCAGCCAGCGCCGGCAGAGTTGTCATGGGCTCGGGAGCGGGTTCCCGCCCCCTGACCCGCCGCCCACCAATCCAGGCGCGTCGCAAGCTTGTTGGTATCAATCCCATCCCCCTAGACGCGCTCGACATCGGATGCAGCGGCGTCGATGATCGCCGTGATGCGTGTCACCTGCTCCTCGGTCAAGCCTCCCTTGGCGAGGCGCATCTGCAGTGCCAGCTTCAGGTTCTCCATGGCGCGCAAGATCTGCGGCTGGATGCCGCCGCCGAACCGCCGCGTCGCCTCGGCGATCTTTTCCATGACCAGGTTCACGGCCGACTGGTTGCTGGCGAGGAACGCCCGCCCCTCGTCGGTGATCGCATAGAGCTTCTTGTTGCCCTCTGCCTGGGCGACAGTGACGTAGCCCATTTCCTCGAGCAAGGTCAGTGTCGGATAGATGACGCCCGGGCTCGGGCTGTAGAGTCCCTGCAGCTTGTCCTCGATCGCCTTGATGATCTCGTAGCCGTGGCGCGGCTTCTCGTTGATCAGGCTCAGGATGATGAAGCGCAGGTCGCCCTGCTCGAACAGCCGGCCCATGCGCCCGCCGCCCCAGCCGTGCCGGCCGTAGCCGTGATGCCCGCCGAAATGGCGGCCGCCGAAGCCGAATTCACCCCGGGCGAAGCGTCGCTCGCTTTCCTCCCGATGGCCGTGCTGTCTGAATCTTCCGAACATAGTAACCTCTTGTCAATGTTTCGACGCTTCTAAGATATATCGAAACCGTGTTTGCACAAGAGGCTTTTTGGATGTCCCGCTCCGTCGCGACGCCGCCGGGCGCCCGTCAGTTGATCTTGCTGAGCTCGTTCTTGGCGAGGCGCTGGCGGTAGGTCGTCATGAAGCCCTGGAGGTCGCTGATCTGGGCGACCCGGTCAGCCAGCGACTTGAAGTCGCCGCTCGCGGCCGAGCTGTTGCCGGCGACCACGCGGAAATCCTCCTTGAGCGCGCTCTGGTCCATCGCCGCGCCATATTGCTTCTGCAGGGCGGTGAGGCCGGCGCGGTCCTTGCCCAGCACCATCGCGGTCGCGATCTTGAGCACCGTGCGCGCCGTATCGTCGTCGATCTTGCTGGCCGCAGGCGGCTTCAGGCCGCGCTGCAGCACCGGCACGACCGCCGCCCAGTTCTGCGTCTTCCAATAGATGTCGACGCGCAGCCGGTCGGCGTCGGCCGAATTGTCGCCGTTGAGCAGCTGCAGCGCCTCGGTGTTCTTGCTCTCCTCGGCGAGCGCGCGCGCCCGGAGCTCCGTACGCTGCTGGACCAGCTCCGGCGGCAGGTCGGGCGCGACCGGCACGTCGAGCGCCGCGATCGCGTCCTCGGGCCGGCGGTCGAGCAGCCGGACGAGCGCCAGCTGGGCTGCGACGCGTGCCTGGTCGACGCCGCTGAGGCGCGTCTTCACCTGGGTCTCGAGCAGATCCGCCGCCCGGTCGAGCAGGTCGACCTTGACCAGCTGGTCGGCGAGCTTGCGGATGATCTGGTCGCCGACGGTGCCCGGCGGGGTCAATTCCTTGAACTCGTCATAGAGGCTGAGCTGCTTCAGCGGCGTCACGTTGTCGGCCGCCTTGCCCAGGAACAGGTCGACGAAATATTGCTGCATGTCGTCGGCGACGCCCTTCGCGGCCGGATTGTCGCCGTAGCTCGCCAGCACCTGACGCAGCGAGCGGAAGCCCGAGCGGTAGTCGCCGTCGGCGATCTGCAGCTCGGCGAGCTTGCGCAGCACCCGGATCTCGAAATCGTCGCCGCGCCAGACGAAGCGCAGCCGGTCGAGCGCCGCGATCGCATCCGCGCGGCCAATTTCCTTGTCGTCGAGCTTGGTCAGGGTCATGGCGTAGGTCGCCTGCGCCCGGGCCAGGCTCGAATCCGGCGACTGCGAGACCTGTTGCCAGAGCTCGACCGCGCCCTTGGTGTCGCCCTCGATCGAGAGGATGCGTCCACGCAGGACCTTGGCCTGGTCGGCCTCGCCCTCGGTCGGCTGATGCGCCA from Aliidongia dinghuensis carries:
- a CDS encoding flagellar biosynthetic protein FliO, coding for MTDIVRLILALVFVLALIGLFAWLLRRFGPAMRLGRAGRLALVESIAVDSRRRLLLVRRDQTEHLLLIGGTRDLVIESGIRSASDGSRRDRSEPSFATHLPGEDA
- the fliP gene encoding flagellar type III secretion system pore protein FliP (The bacterial flagellar biogenesis protein FliP forms a type III secretion system (T3SS)-type pore required for flagellar assembly.), with translation MLLLLAGPASAQSLSVDLGDGGGSTTGHIVELVALMTVLSVVPGLLVTVTSFTRIVVVLSFLRTAIGIQQTPPNTVLISLALFLSAFVMGPTLERSYNDGIAPLIAEKIDNETAFERTAKPFHDFMQTHVRDQDLQLFMGLGRIPPVATPDDTPYRALVPAFLISELRRAFEIGFLLFLPFLIIDIVVASLVMSMGMVSLPPNVLSLPFKLIFFVLIDGWYLVCGSLIQSFGPG
- a CDS encoding ADP-ribosylation factor GTPase-activating family protein, with the translated sequence MTTLPALAATGPAPASWQTDVLFVCLRCSGKLPDGLTPDGRTTLRQWFKERLGSVGRSKALRVVETSCLGLCPEQRVAVAIGRELAADPAVVRSVATEADREAIYRWAMGDQPGPKL
- a CDS encoding PadR family transcriptional regulator — encoded protein: MFGRFRQHGHREESERRFARGEFGFGGRHFGGHHGYGRHGWGGGRMGRLFEQGDLRFIILSLINEKPRHGYEIIKAIEDKLQGLYSPSPGVIYPTLTLLEEMGYVTVAQAEGNKKLYAITDEGRAFLASNQSAVNLVMEKIAEATRRFGGGIQPQILRAMENLKLALQMRLAKGGLTEEQVTRITAIIDAAASDVERV